A portion of the Symphalangus syndactylus isolate Jambi chromosome 13, NHGRI_mSymSyn1-v2.1_pri, whole genome shotgun sequence genome contains these proteins:
- the LOC134732075 gene encoding uncharacterized protein encodes MRMRLHLSSYGHHLLKPTSLPFCQYSLDTITDRMTHPSTHLPIYSLIHPPSHYLSTHPRGLIYPSIPASSQPSIHPSMHPTHPSIHSSIHPPTHPSIPLSIYLLIHPPSHYLSINPHALIHPSTHSSIHPSLHPASHPFTHPCIPSIHPLTHPSIHPSIPASTQPSIHPFTHPSNHSSIHSFIHPSTYSFTHLATIFIHPSIHPPTHLSIHPPTHHSSIYPLICPPRHHLSIHPPTHSSIHSSTHPSTIYPSIYLLICPPSHHLSLPPLTHSSIPPSALVPRTSMTLSKRCAKLCHQDEEKNLTGQASPVFPAQASRKRVGCTRGPG; translated from the coding sequence ATGAGGATGAGACTTCACCTCTCAAGTTATGGCCACCATTTGCTCAAGCCCACCTCTCTTCCATTTTGCCAATATTCCTTGGATACAATAACTGATAGAAtgacccacccatccacccatttacCCATCTACTCACTCATTCACCCACCTAGCCactatctatccacccatccacgcggactcatctacccatccatccctGCATCCAGCcagccatccattcatccatccatgcatcccacccacccatccattcactcatccatccatccacccactcatccatccattcctTTATCCATCTACCTACTCATTCACCCACCTAGCCACTATCTATCCATTAATCCACAcgcactcatccatccatccactcattcatccatccatccatccctgcaTCCAGCCagccatccattcacccatccatgcatcccatccatccatccactcactcatccatctatccatccatccatccctgcatccacccagccatccatccatccattcacccatccatctaaccactcatccatccattcctTTATCCATCCGTCTACCTACTCATTCACCCACCTAGCCACCATctttatccacccatccattcatccacccacccacctatccatccatccacccactcaccacTCATCCATTTACCCACTCATTTGCCCACCTAGacaccatctatccatccatcctcccacccactcatccatccactcatctacccatccatccaccatttATCCATCAATCTACCTACTCATTTGCCCACCTAGCCACCATCTATCCCTTCCTCCtctcacccactcatccatccccCCATCTGCATTAGTCCCTAGAACCAGCATGACTCTGTCTAAGCGCTGTGCAAAGCTGTGTCATCAAGATGAGGAAAAAAACCTTACAGGCCAAGCAAGCCCTGTGTTCCCAGCCCAGGCCTCCAGGAAAAGGGTTGGATGCACCAGAGGTCCAGGCTGA